The Phaenicophaeus curvirostris isolate KB17595 chromosome 15, BPBGC_Pcur_1.0, whole genome shotgun sequence genome window below encodes:
- the LOC138727222 gene encoding protocadherin beta-15-like, with amino-acid sequence MAIARQVLCLSALLSLPHARSQPLRYSVAEEAPSGSLVADVAEDAGLAPAQLSARRARLASEDGRQRLRLDRATGRLVVAERLDREELCAQAPACTLPLELLLADPLQFFRIEVAVRDVNDHSPRFPDEQITLRIPETSNPGSRFPVVGAVDLDIGSNSVQSYSISPENEYFNVFFGSRIKDKKYVELVLEKPLDREEQAEMSFSLIAVDGGSPPRTGSTEIHIVVLDVNDNAPIFTQELYVGQVLETAPEGSVVLRVMATDPDVGTNGDISYQFSQGMAQGSSAFAIDPMSGEIKLTKSLDFEAAQQHELSVRATDGGGLSAICKVLVEVLDVNDNAPELVVSSLNSPLPENALPGTVAALFSVRDRDAGENGKITCALEEQLSFSLRPAYKNYYELVTVTTLDREETARYILTVTAADTGSPPLTTTQTFTVDISDVNDNAPVFNQTSYIMYVRENNVPTMLVGTVHASDVDIGPNAKVTYSLAPPLTTEQPPCSCISVNSENGHVFVLRPLDYEQLKQFEVLVIASDAGSPPLSANVTVHVVVVDENDNAPLVLHPAQDSSPASSELVPMSAEAGYLVTKVVAVDADSGQNSWLSYHLLKASDPGLFVVGAQSGEVRLRRSVTERDNVKQKLIILVRDNGRPPLSATAALSALLLNDFSDVHIPHGSPDIVDDSDFLTTYLIISLVFVSLLFLASMAAFITCQVCKRKELKDGHVLYGASNFPSSLADAASVGTLPHPYCYEINLTTGSGNSEFKFLKPILPSLPPQHCALGGDTDGEQDFPQGPLTAEDVLPENTGMLSGEDFNSLSFN; translated from the coding sequence atgGCGATCGCAAGGCAagtgctttgtctctctgctctcctctcgctGCCGCACGctcgctcccagcccctgcgctACTCCGTAGCCGAGGAGGCGCCGAGCGGCTCGCTCGTAGCCGACGTGGCCGAGGACGCGGGGCTGGCCCCGGCGCAGCTCTCGGCTCGCCGCGCCCGCCTGGCCTCGGAGGACGGCCGGCAGCGCTTGCGCTTGGACCGCGCCACCGGCCGCCTCGTCGTGGCCGAGAGGCTCGACCGGGAGGAGCTGTGCGCCCAGGCGCCCGCCTGCACGCtgcccttggagctgctgctggccgaCCCGCTGCAGTTCTTCCGCATCGAGGTGGCCGTGCGGGACGTCAACGACCACTCGCCCCGCTTCCCGGACGAGCAGATCACGCTTAGGATCCCCGAAACCAGCAACCCCGGCTCGCGTTTCCCGGTGGTGGGGGCTGTGGACCTGGATATTGGTAGCAACAGCGTCCAGTCTTACAGCATCTCTCCCGAGAACGAGTACTTTAATGTCTTCTTTGGGAGTCGGATTAAGGACAAGAAGTATGTGGAACTGGTATTGGAAAAGCCTCTAGacagagaggagcaggcagagatgaGTTTCAGTCTCATTGCTGTGGACGGGGGCTCTCCCCCGAGGACTGGGAGCACCGAAATCCACATTGTTGTTCTGGATGTAAATGACAACGCTCCCATCTTCACACAGGAGCTGTATGTGGGGCAAGTTTTGGAAACTGCCCCGGAAGGGTCTGTAGTTCTGAGGGTAATGGCAACTGATCCGGATGTGGGTACTAATGGGGACATCTCCTACCAGTTCAGCCAAGGGATGGCCCAGGGTTCCTCAGCATTTGCCATAGACCCCATGAGTGGTGAAATAAAACTCACAAAGTCCCTAGACTTTGAGGCAGCACAGCAACATGAGCTCAGTGTTCGCGCCACAGATGGTGGGGGCCTCTCGGCAATCTGTAAGGTATTGGTGGAGGTGCTGGATGTGAATGACAATGCACCAGAGCTGGTGGTGAGTTCTTTGAACAGTCCCCTACCTGAGAATGCGTTACCGGGAACGGTAGCTGCTCTCTTCTCTGTCAGGGACCGTGATGCAGGAGAAAATGGGAAGATTACCTGTGCCCTTGAGGAGCAGCTGTCATTCTCCCTGCGGCCAGCCTATAAGAATTACTATGAGCTGGTGACTGTGACCACACTGGACCGGGAAGAGACCGCACGGTACATCCTGACTGTCACAGCAGCAGACACAGGGTCACCTCCTCTCACTACCACCCAGACCTTCACGGTGGACATCTCTGATGTCAATGACAATGCACCTGTCTTCAACCAGACATCATACATCATGTATGTGCGTGAGAACAATGTCCCCACCATGCTCGTTGGAACTGTCCATGCATCAGATGTTGACATTGGGCCCAATGCCAAGGTGACTTATTCCCTGGCACCACCTCTCACCAcagagcagcctccctgctcctgcatctCTGTGAACTCTGAGAATGGGCACGTGTTTGTGCTGCGACCTCTGGACTACGAGCAGCTGAAACAGTTCGAGGTCTTGGTGATTGCCTCTGATGCAGGATCTCCTCCCCTCAGTGCCAACGTCACTGTCCACGTTGTTGTGGTGGATGAGAATGACAATGCGCCGCTGGTGCTGCATCCAGCCCAGgacagcagcccagcatccaGCGAGCTGGTGCCCATGTCGGCTGAGGCAGGGTACCTGGTCACCAAAGTGGTGGCTGTTGATGCTGACTCGGGACAGAACTCGTGGCTGTCGTACCACCTGCTGAAGGCCTCTGACCCCGGTCTGTTTGTGGTGGGTGCCCAAAGTGGGGAGGTGCGTCTGAGGAGGTCAGTGACAGAGAGAGACAACGTGAAGCAGAAGCTCATCATCCTGGTGCGAGACAACGGACGACCTCCGCTGTCggccacagcagcactgagtgcaCTTCTGCTCAATGACTTTTCAGATGTGCATATACCACACGGCAGCCCGGACATAGTGGACGACAGTGACTTCTTGACAACCTATCTAATCATTTCCCTGGTTTTTGTCTCACTGCTCTTCCTCGCATCCATGGCAGCATTCATCACTTGCCAAGTGtgcaagagaaaggagctgaaggaCGGGCATGTGCTTTATGGTGCCAGCAACTTTCCGAGCAGCCTGGCTGATGCAGCCTCTGTAGGGACCCTACCCCATCCCTATTGCTACGAGATCAACCTCACAACAGGCTCGGGCAACAGCGAGTTCAAGTTCCTGAAGCCCATCCTGCCCAGCCTGCCACCACAGCACTGTGCCCTGGGCGGAGACACTGATGGTGAACAGGATTTTCCCCAAGGCCCTCTCACTGCTGAGGATGTGCTACCAGAGAACACAGGGATGCTCTCTGGGGAAGACTTCAATAGTCTTTCCTTTAactag
- the LOC138727223 gene encoding protocadherin beta-16-like, whose product MDLTQVQEFGIDLSSTGTSNEFLGLCGNIKRRNDCLPPKHEEENRFEKENRSSCVTFGRSVIHILSYSIAVRLGPAPLAKGPVLMNKRRRGGTSPQSVLWKWRILQCPPRGKPRAADEELAFTSRAVLPRAALCLRGGSCFLAKRERSHCAFWLRLGTGSAASSSKGRAGGSAAAEQQRKYSPVRRWVGVLAANRRVPVPAPALQAAAERKSRGSRSGRAAAHGVGELGGFQAPQPGIADQIRLGRGWTMLGTTEDGEWLLWRVRASGRRSGERQRRVILFLVCVCVCQSGAEPLRYSLAEEMERESFVGNIAEDLGLSPSQLAARKARVVSEGNERLFHLNRNTGALTAKESLDREEMCPRRDTCTVFFKIFFENPLELIRGELEVLDVNDNSPAFPEKEVVIEILETTPPGSRFPLQSARDRDVGSNGLQNYSLGTNSHFSLALQKPKDEIKYLELVLERHLDREEQPQHNLVLTATDGGSPPRSGTAQVRILVLDANDNIPVFSREVYEVQLAENSPPGQLVVRVSAADPDEGSNGKVRYSFTQTSEGSRRLFQLNPDTGEIRVAGNVDFEEAEQHELTVRATDGGGLSAHCKVQVEVLDVNDNAPEITLTSQSVSVPEDAPPRTVVALLSVRDRDSGDNGRTECSIDGDSPFMLTGGGDEYYELRTTAALDRERAAEYNVTVRAADRGRRRLSSRASLRVQVSDVNDNAPEFTQAVYTASVSENEGPMVRIGSVSATDADAGANGRVRYALVRQEGAEQPAVSVNAESGAVFLLRPLDYEQVRALEVAVRAADGGSPPLSAQAVLRVVVRDENDNAPVVLHPPAESSGAAAGELVPRSAEAGYLVAKVVAVDADAGQNAWLSYELWKATEPGLFRVGPHSGEVRTARAVAERDAPRHRLVVLVRDRGRPPRSATATLGIALVGGFSDAHLRGAEEAPAAEPEGPLTLSLTVCLACVSALFLATAGAAVAAKVRRARRSAAESLPAFPQSAPPSSAGSLPRSSVYDVCFAAGSLDGDLRFLGPLLPCFPAGLPPGPAEQRSSLCSTEAANLGDDGDRAAEDRAPISADTARRRVEAACTANRGKELHGNSDANPWLPTQ is encoded by the exons ATGGATCTTACCCAGGTGCAGGAGTTCGGGATTGATCTCTCGAGCACAGGGACCTCTAATGAATTTCTAGGCCTGTGTGGTAACATCAAGAGGAGAAATGATTGTCTACCTCCAAAACATGAAGAAGAAAACCgctttgagaaagaaaatcGTTCGAGTTGTGTGACCTTTGGGCGAAGTGTTATCCACATT CTCTCCTATTCCATAGCAGTGCGGCTCGGACCCGCCCCACTGGCTAAGGGTCCCGTGCTGATGAACAagcggagaagaggaggaacaagCCCTCAAAGTGTCCTGTGGAAGTGGAGGATCTTGCAATGCCCACCCAGAGGAAAACCCCGAGCTGCGGATGAGGAGCTGGCGTTTACGAGCCGGGCAGTGCTGCCCAGAGCCGCGCTCTGTCTGCGGGGAGGGAGCTGCTTCCTAGCAAAGAGAGAGCGTTCCCACTGCGCCTTTTGGCTCCGGCTGGGCACGGGGAgcgcagcctccagcagcaaaggccGGGCTGGCGGCTCTGCCGCggctgagcagcagaggaaatattcCCCCGTGCGACGCTGGGTGGGGGTGTTGGCCGCGAACCGGCGGGTTCCTGTGCCCGCCCCGGCTTTGCAGGCAGCGGCGGAGAGAAAGAGCCGCGGGAGCCGCTCGGGAAGGGCGGCGGCACACGGAGTCGGGGAGCTCGGGGGCTTTCAGGCCCCTCAGCCCGGGATTGCTGACCAAATCCGCCTCGGACGCGGCTGGACGATGCTGGGAACGACGGAGGACGGGGAATGGCTTTTGTGGCGAGTGCGAGCGAGTGGGAGACGAAGCGGAGAGCGGCAGAGGCGAGTGATCTTGTTCCTTGTGTGCGTTTGCGTGTGTCAGAGCGGGGCCGAACCCCTCCGCTATTCCCTGgcggaggagatggagagggagtcGTTTGTGGGCAATATTGCAGAGGACCTGGGGCTTTCTCCGAGCCAGCTGGCGGCTCGCAAGGCGCGCGTTGTGTCCGAGGGGAACGAGCGGCTTTTCCACCTCAATCGAAACACGGGAGCGCTGACGGCAAAGGAGTCTCTGGACCGAGAGGAGATGTGTCCGAGGAGAGACACCTGCACTGTCTTCTTTAAGATATTCTTTGAAAATCCCTTGGAGCTGATCCGAGGGGAGTTGGAGGTTCTTGACGTGAACGACAACTCCCCTGCCTTCCCGGAGAAGGAGGTGGTTATAGAGATTCTGGAAACGACACCACCTGGGTCCCGTTTCCCTCTGCAAAGCGCCAGGGACAGGGACGTGGGCAGCAACGGTTTGCAGAACTACAGCCTCGGGACAAATTCGCATTTCTCCCTCGCTCTCCAAAAACCGAAAGATGAAATTAAATACTTGGAACTGGTCTTAGAACGGCACCTGGACCGGGAAGAGCAGCCGCAACACAATTTAGTCCTCACTGCCACCGACGGGGGCTCCCCGCCCAGGTCAGGAACGGCTCAGGTGCGGATCTTGGTGCTGGATGCCAATGACAACATCCCGGTCTTCAGTCGGGAGGTCTACGAGGTGCAACTGGCCGAGAACAGCCCCCCGGGGCAGCTGGTGGTCAGAGTCTCGGCCGCGGATCCCGACGAAGGGTCCAACGGGAAAGTGCGATACAGCTTCACTCAGACATCAGAGGGATCCCGGCGGCTCTTCCAGCTGAACCCTGACACCGGGGAGATCCGGGTGGCGGGAAACGTCGACTTCGAGGAAGCGGAGCAGCACGAATTGACGGTGAGAGCCACCGACGGCGGGGGTCTGTCTGCGCACTGCAAAGTGCAGGTGGAGGTGCtggacgtgaacgacaacgcCCCGGAGATAACGCTCACCTCCCAATCAGTCTCCGTTCCCGAGGACGCGCCGCCCCGCACCGTGGTGGCCCTGTTGAGCGTGCGGGACCGCGACTCCGGCGACAACGGCAGGACGGAGTGCTCCATCGACGGGGACTCGCCCTTCATGCTGACGGGCGGCGGGGATGAGTACTACGAGCTGAGGACGACGGCGGCGCTGGACAGGGAGCGGGCGGCAGAGTATAACGTGACGGTGAGAGCCGCGGACCGGGGCAGGAGGCGGCTGAGCTCCCGGGCGAGCCTGCGGGTGCAGGTGTcggacgtgaacgacaacgcgcccgaGTTCACGCAGGCGGTTTACACGGCGTCGGTGTCGGAGAACGAGGGCCCCATGGTCCGCATCGGCAGCGTGAGCGCCACGGACGCCGACGCGGGAGCGAACGGGCGCGTGAGATACGCGCTGGTGCGGCAGGAGGGCGCGGAGCAGCCCGCGGTGTCGGTGAACGCCGAGAGCGGCGCCGTTTTCCTGCTGCGGCCGCTGGACTACGAGCAGGTGCGCGCCTTGGAGGTGGCGGTGCGCGCTGCCGACGGCGGCTCGCCGCCGCTGAGCGCCCAGGCGGTGCTGCGCGTGGTGGTGCGCGAcgagaacgacaacgcgcccgtgGTGCTGCACCCGCCCGCCGAGAGcagcggcgcggcggcgggcgaGCTGGTGCCGCGCTCGGCCGAGGCCGGGTACCTGGTGGCCAAGGTGGTGGCGGTGGACGCGGACGCGGGGCAGAACGCGTGGCTGTCGTACGAGCTGTGGAAGGCGACGGAGCCGGGGCTGTTCCGCGTGGGGCCGCACAGCGGCGAGGTGCGCACGGCGCGGGCCGTGGCGGAGCGGGACGCGCCCCGGCACAGGCTCGTCGTGCTGGTGCGAGACCGCGggcggccgccgcgctccgCCACCGCCACCCTCGGCATCGCCCTGGTCGGCGGCTTCTCCGACGCCCATCTGCGGGGCgccgaggaggcgccggccgcCGAGCCCGAGGGGCCGCTCACCCTCTCCCTCACCGTCTGCCTGGCCTGCGTGTCCGCCCTCTTCCTGGCCACGGCGGGGGCCGCCGTGGCGGCCAAGGTGCGGCGGGCCCGGCGCAGCGCGGCCGAGAGCTTGCCCGCCTTCCCGCAGTCCGCCCCGCCGAGCAGCGCGGGCTCCCTGCCCCGCAGCTCCGTCTACGACGTCTGCTTCGCCGCCGGCAGCCTCGACGGCGACTTGCGCTTCCTCgggcccctcctgccctgcttcccCGCCGGGctgccccccggcccggccGAGCAGCGGAGCTCGCTCTGCTCCACGGAGGCGGCCAACCTCGGCGACGACGGCGACCGGGCTGCAGAG GACAGAGCTCCCATCTCCGCAGACACGGCTCGCAGACGTGTGGAAGCAGCTTGCACTGCAAACAGGGGGAAGGAGCTCCATGGCAATTCTGATGCAAACCCTTGGCTCCCCACTCAGTAA